The Pogona vitticeps strain Pit_001003342236 chromosome 3, PviZW2.1, whole genome shotgun sequence genome includes a window with the following:
- the CISD1 gene encoding CDGSH iron-sulfur domain-containing protein 1 → MGVGSNSSVRVEWVVAVSCAAGAAAIGYLAYKKFFSKDKCCSGMVNLHIQKDNPKVVHAFDMEDLGEKAVYCRCWRSKKFPLCDGSHTKHNDETGDNVGPLIIKKKDA, encoded by the exons ATGGGAGTCGGGTCAAACAGTTCTGTAAGGG TTGAATGGGTTGTAGCAGTCTCAtgtgcagcaggagcagcagccatTGGGTATCTTGCTTACAAAAAGTTCTTCAGCAAGGACAAATGTTGTAGTGGTATGGTAAACCTCCATATTCAGAAGGATAATCCCAAGGTAGTTCATGCATTTGACATGGAAGATTTGGGGGAAAAAGCTGTGTATTGTCGATGTTGGAGGTCTAAGAAG TTCCCGTTGTGTGATGGCTCTCACACAAAACATAATGATGAAACAGGAGACAATGTGGGACCTCTGATCATCAAGAAGAAAGATGCTTAA